The following coding sequences lie in one Rutidosis leptorrhynchoides isolate AG116_Rl617_1_P2 chromosome 4, CSIRO_AGI_Rlap_v1, whole genome shotgun sequence genomic window:
- the LOC139840268 gene encoding protein NONRESPONDING TO OXYLIPINS 2, mitochondrial-like isoform X2, with translation MASRCNRFLNKTSISNLKSAFKSSSIPKSTPSSPKFNLPTASPVPRFSISRCPSELGCVQSLLPLHNAVAAARLTSCLSTTSRSCRSLSQELGLSVPR, from the exons ATGGCTTCAAGGTGCAACAGATTCCTCAACAAAACCTCAATTTCTAATCTCAAGTCCGCTTTCAAATCTTCATCCATTCCTAAATCAACACCTTCATCCCCAAAATTCAATCTTCCTACCGCATCACCTGTTCCTCGCTTCTCAATTTCAAg GTGTCCGTCAGAACTTGGATGTGTGCAGTCACTGTTGCCGCTACATAATGCGGTTGCTGCTGCAAGATTGACATCATGCTTGAGTACAACTTCAAGGAGTTGTAGATCTCTTTCACAGG AGCTGGGTTTATCGGTTCCAAGGTGA
- the LOC139840268 gene encoding protein NONRESPONDING TO OXYLIPINS 2, mitochondrial-like isoform X3: MASRCNRFLNKTSISNLKSAFKSSSIPKSTPSSPKFNLPTASPVPRFSISRCPSELGCVQSLLPLHNAVAAARLTSCLSTTSRSCRSLSQDEFDGT; encoded by the exons ATGGCTTCAAGGTGCAACAGATTCCTCAACAAAACCTCAATTTCTAATCTCAAGTCCGCTTTCAAATCTTCATCCATTCCTAAATCAACACCTTCATCCCCAAAATTCAATCTTCCTACCGCATCACCTGTTCCTCGCTTCTCAATTTCAAg GTGTCCGTCAGAACTTGGATGTGTGCAGTCACTGTTGCCGCTACATAATGCGGTTGCTGCTGCAAGATTGACATCATGCTTGAGTACAACTTCAAGGAGTTGTAGATCTCTTTCACAGG ATGAATTTGATGGTACGTGA
- the LOC139840268 gene encoding protein NONRESPONDING TO OXYLIPINS 2, mitochondrial-like isoform X4: protein MASRCNRFLNKTSISNLKSAFKSSSIPKSTPSSPKFNLPTASPVPRFSISRCPSELGCVQSLLPLHNAVAAARLTSCLSTTSRSCRSLSQDAFDGS, encoded by the exons ATGGCTTCAAGGTGCAACAGATTCCTCAACAAAACCTCAATTTCTAATCTCAAGTCCGCTTTCAAATCTTCATCCATTCCTAAATCAACACCTTCATCCCCAAAATTCAATCTTCCTACCGCATCACCTGTTCCTCGCTTCTCAATTTCAAg GTGTCCGTCAGAACTTGGATGTGTGCAGTCACTGTTGCCGCTACATAATGCGGTTGCTGCTGCAAGATTGACATCATGCTTGAGTACAACTTCAAGGAGTTGTAGATCTCTTTCACAGG ATGCATTTGATGGATCGTGA
- the LOC139840268 gene encoding protein NONRESPONDING TO OXYLIPINS 2, mitochondrial-like isoform X5 produces MASRCNRFLNKTSISNLKSAFKSSSIPKSTPSSPKFNLPTASPVPRFSISRCPSELGCVQSLLPLHNAVAAARLTSCLSTTSRSCRSLSQGT; encoded by the exons ATGGCTTCAAGGTGCAACAGATTCCTCAACAAAACCTCAATTTCTAATCTCAAGTCCGCTTTCAAATCTTCATCCATTCCTAAATCAACACCTTCATCCCCAAAATTCAATCTTCCTACCGCATCACCTGTTCCTCGCTTCTCAATTTCAAg GTGTCCGTCAGAACTTGGATGTGTGCAGTCACTGTTGCCGCTACATAATGCGGTTGCTGCTGCAAGATTGACATCATGCTTGAGTACAACTTCAAGGAGTTGTAGATCTCTTTCACAGG GCACATGA
- the LOC139840268 gene encoding protein NONRESPONDING TO OXYLIPINS 2, mitochondrial-like isoform X1 — protein sequence MASRCNRFLNKTSISNLKSAFKSSSIPKSTPSSPKFNLPTASPVPRFSISRCPSELGCVQSLLPLHNAVAAARLTSCLSTTSRSCRSLSQGTLCRTSPDL from the exons ATGGCTTCAAGGTGCAACAGATTCCTCAACAAAACCTCAATTTCTAATCTCAAGTCCGCTTTCAAATCTTCATCCATTCCTAAATCAACACCTTCATCCCCAAAATTCAATCTTCCTACCGCATCACCTGTTCCTCGCTTCTCAATTTCAAg GTGTCCGTCAGAACTTGGATGTGTGCAGTCACTGTTGCCGCTACATAATGCGGTTGCTGCTGCAAGATTGACATCATGCTTGAGTACAACTTCAAGGAGTTGTAGATCTCTTTCACAGGGTACACTCTGCCGTACCTCTCCCGACCTCTAA